The following are encoded together in the Pontibacter liquoris genome:
- a CDS encoding exosortase/archaeosortase family protein encodes MNKETTFYSMMLYLPWLLAIPVVLLLLWQAWRRPARQRLPWRLLASALAGLSLVLLVFPPTYRQTLDPGTAILLTEGYAPDTLQALLQANKKATVYTYQATAADATPVADLYTLRQQHPALSTLHVLGQGLDATELAALQNIRLIPHLSALPAGITAVQWPEQTTLGEDVTVSGKYKTAAGTASTLYLQAAGQRQDSVKLSPGDSTYTFRLRYTPKLSGRFTYTLLAKSNTQTDTLGLVPVQVTPDKELGILLLAAAPSFEFKFLKNHLGQLQHRVALRATISKGMNQSEWLNMPQQNLSAITPKLLQGFDVVITEQEALQSMSAAERGALQRAVTDGGLGVLTVATAPAGSRATAFFTGFETRRLPQQPAHSTRALWASGVGTTAAAAPYTLLSSTTVTGLVRAEGSHLLAGARQAGWGKVALSFLPQTFNWQLEGKEELYASYWAGLLSAIAREEVTDKFWQRTAPQVPLPNKPVILTYTNYCLTGGTVPPAPTVSSLADSVHSSLPLAQDPMQPTQFSGTFWPRHSGWHQVHTAGAPPYFFYVQDAASWPFEGIYQRRQATQAFVAQQGIKPAAPALAHQQAPISPLWFFVLFVLSSGFLWLEEKF; translated from the coding sequence ATGAATAAGGAAACAACCTTCTATAGTATGATGCTTTACCTGCCCTGGCTTTTAGCAATTCCGGTGGTATTGCTGCTTTTGTGGCAGGCCTGGCGCCGGCCTGCCCGGCAACGGCTGCCTTGGCGGCTACTGGCCAGTGCCCTAGCCGGCCTGAGCCTGGTATTGCTGGTGTTCCCGCCTACCTACCGGCAAACCCTTGATCCGGGAACGGCAATCCTGTTGACCGAAGGCTATGCGCCCGATACCTTGCAAGCACTGCTGCAGGCAAACAAAAAAGCAACGGTTTATACTTATCAGGCCACCGCAGCTGATGCCACGCCTGTTGCTGACCTGTATACCTTGCGGCAGCAGCACCCCGCTTTAAGCACGCTGCACGTGCTCGGGCAAGGGCTGGATGCGACGGAACTGGCGGCGCTCCAAAACATCCGTCTCATTCCCCATCTTTCTGCCTTGCCCGCTGGCATTACGGCAGTGCAATGGCCCGAACAAACCACGTTAGGCGAGGACGTAACTGTCAGCGGCAAGTATAAAACTGCCGCCGGCACTGCCTCAACCCTTTACCTGCAGGCAGCCGGCCAGCGGCAGGATTCTGTCAAGCTCTCCCCAGGCGACAGCACCTATACCTTCCGGCTGCGCTACACGCCCAAATTATCCGGCCGCTTTACCTATACTTTGCTGGCCAAATCGAATACCCAAACCGATACGCTGGGGCTGGTGCCTGTGCAGGTTACCCCGGATAAGGAACTGGGCATCCTTCTGCTGGCAGCGGCACCTTCCTTTGAGTTTAAGTTTCTGAAAAACCACTTGGGGCAGCTGCAGCACCGCGTTGCTCTGCGGGCGACTATCAGCAAAGGGATGAACCAAAGCGAGTGGCTGAACATGCCCCAACAGAACTTGAGCGCCATCACCCCAAAACTATTGCAGGGCTTTGATGTGGTGATTACCGAGCAAGAGGCCCTGCAAAGTATGAGCGCTGCCGAAAGAGGCGCCCTGCAGCGCGCCGTTACCGACGGTGGCCTGGGCGTGCTGACGGTTGCCACTGCGCCTGCCGGCAGCCGCGCCACCGCTTTCTTCACTGGCTTCGAAACCCGCCGCCTTCCGCAGCAGCCCGCGCACAGCACCCGCGCTTTGTGGGCATCCGGCGTCGGCACAACGGCAGCTGCGGCACCTTATACTTTGCTTTCATCAACAACGGTAACTGGTTTGGTACGAGCAGAAGGCAGTCATTTACTGGCGGGTGCCCGGCAGGCAGGCTGGGGGAAAGTGGCCCTGAGCTTTTTGCCCCAGACGTTTAACTGGCAGCTGGAAGGGAAAGAAGAATTATACGCCAGCTACTGGGCCGGTTTGCTGTCCGCCATCGCCCGCGAAGAAGTAACGGATAAATTCTGGCAGCGCACCGCTCCCCAGGTGCCACTCCCTAACAAGCCGGTTATACTTACTTATACTAATTACTGTCTTACCGGCGGCACAGTGCCCCCGGCTCCTACGGTAAGCAGCCTGGCTGATTCAGTGCACAGCAGCCTGCCCCTGGCGCAAGACCCCATGCAACCCACACAGTTCAGCGGCACGTTCTGGCCCCGCCACAGCGGCTGGCATCAGGTGCACACGGCCGGTGCGCCGCCTTACTTCTTTTATGTGCAGGATGCCGCCAGCTGGCCATTCGAAGGTATTTACCAGCGCCGCCAGGCAACGCAGGCCTTTGTGGCGCAGCAAGGTATAAAACCGGCAGCACCGGCCCTCGCTCACCAGCAAGCACCGATATCTCCCCTCTGGTTCTTTGTGCTGTTTGTGCTCAGCAGTGGCTTTTTATGGCTCGAAGAGAAGTTTTAG
- a CDS encoding DUF4175 domain-containing protein, giving the protein MAVEQSISILRRIRSRYVQAKLGLYGLQALAIAAIGAAILYKWRFDVPALTFAAGAILVSAALYLALRWRQLRQTDLFQVARHLNRRYPQLEDSTELLLQEPQHLLGQLQQQKTAAVLLALHPEKEKSYTLRSTATYAALGLALVVSAGILYLPAALLPSVVAHEKMQVQFPDAPPATADTTVTINQTDITITPPAYTGKPAYKAQGLNLRIEEGATVSWRIQTSKPARRLQWELNGQPPVAFRKVGEGYAFSRAFSTPGLYTITLNGRRSAFYTLEIIPDEAPVIRITKPAQYTDIRFGDPQRFTLQAQLSDDYGLREANIVATVAKGSGEAVTFKEQKLSLGFSGSGRSFTANKTVDLKALGMTYGDELYFYVQAWDKHRGYTRSETYLVQLEDTALAVADFDMAMSVNPVPAYFRSQRQIIIDTEKLLAEQKSISAAAFEERSNTIGVDQKLLRLRYGKFLGEEAASGIGPGGGIPVAEEAAHTADDGHDHAPAGNPNSADALLDPYIHKHDQEDEATIFEPAVKAKLKGALAQMWEAELRLRTYKPREALPYEYKALRMLKDVQQSTRAYVAKTGFEVPPFKEPELRLTGELDKITPLADNQAIKTTEQLPHTRAALAWLAHYKQTGKYKATDAQVLEKAGQELASQALQQAGSNLRTLQEVRTIISDMQNNRKLCASCLMAVERAWVALLPPAAPTPQQHTTTRSPLAKEYQKRLHEK; this is encoded by the coding sequence ATGGCAGTTGAGCAAAGCATTTCTATTCTCCGGCGCATCCGGAGCCGCTATGTGCAGGCCAAACTGGGCCTTTATGGCTTGCAGGCGCTGGCAATAGCCGCTATCGGAGCGGCCATCCTGTACAAATGGCGCTTTGATGTGCCAGCGCTTACTTTTGCGGCCGGGGCTATACTGGTGTCGGCAGCCTTATACCTTGCCCTACGATGGCGCCAGCTCCGCCAGACCGATCTATTCCAGGTGGCCCGGCACCTTAACCGCAGGTATCCGCAGCTGGAAGACAGTACCGAACTACTGCTGCAGGAACCGCAGCACCTGCTCGGGCAACTGCAGCAACAGAAGACAGCGGCCGTTTTACTGGCGCTTCATCCCGAAAAAGAGAAGAGCTATACCTTGCGCAGCACGGCTACCTACGCTGCGCTTGGGTTGGCACTGGTGGTCTCAGCGGGCATTTTATACTTGCCGGCTGCACTGTTGCCTTCCGTAGTTGCGCACGAAAAAATGCAGGTCCAATTCCCCGATGCGCCACCCGCCACGGCCGATACCACCGTTACGATCAACCAGACCGATATTACCATTACGCCGCCTGCTTATACCGGCAAGCCGGCCTACAAAGCTCAAGGCCTGAACCTGCGTATAGAGGAAGGCGCTACCGTGAGCTGGCGCATCCAAACCAGCAAACCTGCGCGCCGGCTGCAATGGGAACTGAATGGCCAGCCGCCAGTAGCCTTCCGCAAGGTAGGCGAGGGCTATGCCTTCTCCCGCGCTTTCAGTACGCCCGGCCTTTATACCATCACGCTCAACGGCCGCAGATCTGCTTTTTATACGTTGGAGATCATCCCCGACGAAGCGCCTGTCATCCGGATCACCAAGCCCGCCCAGTATACCGATATCCGGTTTGGCGACCCGCAGCGGTTTACGTTGCAGGCGCAGCTCTCCGATGATTATGGTCTGCGGGAAGCCAACATAGTGGCGACAGTGGCCAAAGGTAGCGGCGAGGCGGTCACGTTTAAAGAGCAAAAGCTATCCCTTGGTTTTAGCGGCTCAGGTCGCAGCTTTACGGCAAATAAAACCGTGGATCTGAAGGCGCTGGGAATGACGTATGGCGATGAGCTCTACTTTTACGTGCAGGCCTGGGACAAGCACCGCGGCTATACCCGCTCCGAAACTTACCTGGTGCAGCTGGAAGACACGGCGCTGGCAGTAGCTGACTTCGACATGGCCATGAGCGTAAACCCGGTGCCGGCTTATTTCCGCAGCCAGCGTCAGATCATCATCGATACAGAAAAGCTGCTGGCGGAGCAGAAAAGCATTTCAGCTGCCGCCTTTGAGGAGCGCTCCAATACCATTGGCGTGGACCAGAAGCTGCTCCGGCTACGCTACGGCAAGTTTCTGGGCGAAGAAGCTGCTTCCGGCATTGGCCCGGGCGGCGGCATTCCGGTGGCCGAAGAGGCGGCACACACAGCAGACGACGGCCACGACCATGCACCAGCCGGCAACCCGAACAGTGCCGACGCCCTGCTCGACCCCTACATCCACAAACACGACCAGGAGGACGAAGCCACCATATTTGAACCTGCTGTAAAAGCCAAACTGAAAGGAGCCCTGGCCCAGATGTGGGAAGCGGAGTTGCGGCTGCGCACGTATAAACCGCGCGAGGCGCTCCCTTACGAGTATAAAGCCCTGCGGATGCTCAAAGACGTGCAGCAAAGCACGCGGGCCTATGTAGCGAAAACAGGTTTTGAAGTGCCTCCCTTTAAAGAGCCGGAGCTGCGCCTGACCGGGGAGCTCGATAAGATCACACCGCTCGCTGATAACCAGGCGATCAAAACCACCGAGCAGCTGCCGCACACGCGTGCTGCCCTGGCCTGGCTGGCGCACTACAAACAAACTGGCAAGTATAAAGCCACGGATGCGCAGGTACTGGAAAAAGCAGGGCAGGAGCTGGCCAGCCAGGCCTTGCAGCAGGCGGGCAGCAACCTGCGGACCTTGCAGGAAGTACGCACCATCATCTCCGACATGCAAAACAACAGGAAGCTGTGTGCCTCGTGCCTGATGGCGGTAGAGCGGGCGTGGGTGGCACTGTTACCACCGGCAGCGCCCACCCCGCAGCAACACACCACCACCCGAAGCCCGCTGGCAAAAGAATATCAAAAGCGGTTACATGAAAAATAG
- a CDS encoding BatA domain-containing protein, whose protein sequence is MTFLAPYWLFAASAILLPIALHLWNKRPGKTVKVGSLRWLEASASKRWSSIRLHDVGLLLLRCAILVLLAVALAQPVWVRPARKSAGKKAVLVAPELLYTAARQALQPSIDALLQRGYTLHEYSTGFRQLTAEQWQKIRRTTTDTTLTNTTSYWRLLPALAQKYNQPQDSVWLFTSDQRRYFTGTRPDALPENIHWLPVAIEIAATWLQAAVQPIPDSLLLLIGHSTRESISYSQYRTATNTPQLVLKDGRQLHLQLVQDSLRAIIGHDTSFVQLQQKPLQVAILTNSAQKNEKRYLQAALEAISSYTGFPIRITADTTGANWVFWLGNEPLPQALKQRVPKGAQVWVQPGTKPQAVTTTLPGAAGTAIKVYQLSRPAQTLAAAATAVWTAADATPLLTVQPQGQGNLYTFRTGFDPSWSELGRSGQVPERLLPLLFPSQQGPTYDARALDEAQLIPLKRVAVTPAAVPAPRSQPLLRWVVLAAFLLFIAERFIAGRRARDTYGS, encoded by the coding sequence TTGACCTTCCTCGCGCCATACTGGCTTTTTGCGGCATCGGCAATCCTGCTGCCGATTGCCCTGCACCTGTGGAATAAACGGCCGGGCAAAACAGTAAAAGTGGGCAGTTTGCGCTGGCTGGAAGCTTCGGCGAGCAAGCGCTGGAGCAGCATCCGGCTACATGATGTAGGCCTGCTGTTGCTGCGCTGCGCCATACTCGTGCTGCTGGCCGTAGCACTGGCACAACCCGTATGGGTACGCCCAGCCCGAAAGAGTGCCGGCAAAAAGGCCGTCTTGGTAGCGCCCGAGTTACTGTACACCGCTGCCCGGCAAGCCCTGCAGCCCTCCATCGACGCGCTGCTGCAGCGGGGTTATACCTTGCACGAGTATAGCACCGGGTTCCGGCAGCTGACCGCTGAACAATGGCAAAAGATTCGCCGCACCACCACTGATACAACGTTAACCAACACGACCAGCTACTGGCGCCTGTTGCCTGCCCTGGCCCAAAAGTATAACCAGCCGCAGGACAGCGTCTGGCTGTTTACTTCCGACCAGCGCCGCTACTTTACAGGTACACGGCCGGATGCCCTGCCGGAAAATATACACTGGCTGCCTGTAGCAATCGAAATAGCCGCCACCTGGCTGCAGGCCGCCGTACAACCAATACCGGACAGCCTGCTCCTGCTCATCGGCCACAGCACCCGCGAAAGTATTAGCTACAGCCAGTATCGCACTGCCACAAACACGCCGCAGCTTGTTTTAAAGGATGGGCGGCAACTCCACCTGCAGCTTGTACAGGATTCGCTGAGAGCAATCATTGGCCACGACACTAGTTTTGTTCAATTGCAGCAAAAGCCCCTGCAGGTAGCCATCCTGACAAATAGCGCTCAAAAGAACGAGAAACGTTACCTACAGGCTGCCCTTGAAGCCATCAGCAGCTATACCGGGTTTCCTATTCGTATTACAGCTGATACAACAGGGGCGAACTGGGTTTTCTGGCTGGGCAACGAGCCCTTGCCCCAGGCACTAAAACAACGCGTGCCAAAAGGAGCGCAGGTGTGGGTGCAGCCTGGCACAAAGCCGCAGGCTGTTACTACTACACTGCCCGGTGCGGCCGGCACTGCAATAAAAGTGTACCAACTCAGCCGGCCGGCGCAAACCCTGGCTGCCGCAGCTACAGCTGTCTGGACGGCGGCCGATGCGACGCCCTTACTCACCGTGCAGCCGCAGGGCCAGGGCAACCTCTATACTTTCCGGACGGGCTTTGATCCTTCCTGGAGCGAACTGGGCCGCAGCGGCCAGGTACCGGAACGGCTGCTTCCGCTGCTCTTCCCCAGCCAGCAGGGTCCAACCTACGATGCACGGGCGCTGGACGAAGCGCAGTTGATCCCACTTAAACGCGTAGCGGTTACCCCGGCTGCCGTGCCCGCACCCAGGAGCCAGCCGCTGCTGCGCTGGGTGGTACTGGCCGCATTTTTATTATTCATTGCTGAACGGTTCATAGCCGGCCGGCGCGCAAGGGACACGTATGGCAGTTGA
- a CDS encoding DUF58 domain-containing protein, with the protein MANYATKFIDPQVLATIKDLPLLAKTVVEGFLAGQNQSLRRGAGLEFSQYRSYQPGDDLRQLDWKMFARSDRYYIREAEVDTNITVRFIIDASGSMAHQDVNGISKMAYTRFLVASLAYLATLQGDAVGLYVLHEEQLINLTPRADNMHLQRFWHQLAEVKPEGKFPDAHTAANLFSSKKQKELTVFVTDLYEQEHEISDLLYKLGAQRHELLLCHLVARNELEFTYNGTLTFEDLETGQTMQVSTPEQRNLYLERLQAWLQQTERDMRSRQIAYERFITDEPLDKALRTFLKNRLAYG; encoded by the coding sequence ATGGCAAACTACGCCACCAAATTCATCGACCCGCAGGTCCTGGCTACCATCAAAGACCTGCCGCTACTGGCCAAAACAGTAGTGGAAGGCTTCCTGGCGGGCCAGAACCAAAGCCTGCGGCGCGGGGCCGGGTTGGAGTTCAGCCAGTACCGGAGCTACCAGCCCGGCGACGACCTGCGGCAACTCGACTGGAAAATGTTTGCCCGCTCTGACCGCTATTATATCCGCGAAGCGGAGGTAGACACCAACATCACGGTGCGCTTTATTATAGATGCCAGCGGCTCGATGGCGCACCAGGACGTAAACGGCATCAGCAAAATGGCTTATACCCGGTTTCTGGTCGCCTCGCTGGCCTACCTGGCTACCCTGCAGGGCGATGCTGTGGGACTGTATGTGCTGCACGAGGAGCAGCTGATCAACCTGACGCCCCGGGCCGACAACATGCACCTGCAGCGCTTCTGGCACCAGCTAGCCGAGGTAAAGCCAGAAGGCAAATTTCCGGATGCCCATACGGCAGCTAACCTGTTCTCCAGCAAAAAACAAAAGGAACTGACCGTATTCGTGACGGACCTGTATGAGCAGGAGCATGAAATATCAGACCTGCTCTACAAACTCGGCGCGCAACGGCACGAGTTGCTGCTCTGCCACCTGGTAGCGCGCAACGAGCTGGAATTTACCTATAACGGCACCCTGACGTTTGAAGATCTGGAAACCGGGCAAACGATGCAGGTCAGCACCCCGGAGCAACGGAATCTTTACCTGGAGCGGCTTCAGGCGTGGCTGCAGCAAACAGAACGCGACATGCGCAGCCGCCAGATCGCCTACGAGCGGTTTATTACCGACGAACCGCTGGATAAAGCGCTGCGCACATTCCTGAAAAACAGACTGGCTTATGGTTAA
- a CDS encoding AAA family ATPase: MTEQDINHLLAKLPRLKQEIQKVIVGQEEVLDEVLITLLAGGHGLLEGVPGLAKTLLVRTLSDAMDLGFRRIQFTPDLMPTDILGTEVLEEDHATGKRFFKFNEGPIFSNIVLADEINRTPPKTQAALLEAMQEHEVTYAGKTYKLPRPFFLLATQNPIEQSGTYPLPEAQLDRFLLFIKIKYPTEQEELNILNATTGTRQAQVQPSISGEEILQLRQLVREVSINDELLTYVNQLVRTTRPDSTTVDFIKTYCRWGAGPRAGQALILTAKARALLHGRFAVTAADIRTMAYPVLRHRVLVNFTAEAERITPDRVVEELLQSIQLPKSMLV, encoded by the coding sequence ATGACCGAACAAGACATAAACCACCTGCTGGCCAAGCTCCCGCGGCTAAAACAGGAAATACAGAAAGTAATAGTAGGGCAGGAGGAGGTGCTGGACGAAGTGCTGATCACGTTGCTGGCCGGTGGCCACGGCTTGCTGGAAGGCGTGCCAGGGCTGGCCAAAACGCTGCTCGTGCGCACCCTCTCCGATGCCATGGACCTGGGCTTCCGGCGCATCCAGTTCACACCCGACCTGATGCCGACCGATATACTGGGCACCGAGGTCCTGGAAGAAGACCACGCCACCGGCAAGCGCTTTTTTAAGTTTAACGAAGGGCCCATCTTCTCCAACATCGTGCTGGCCGACGAGATAAACCGCACGCCGCCTAAAACACAGGCGGCGTTATTGGAGGCTATGCAGGAACACGAGGTAACTTATGCCGGCAAAACCTATAAGCTGCCGCGCCCTTTTTTCCTGCTGGCTACCCAGAACCCCATCGAGCAGTCGGGCACGTACCCTTTGCCCGAGGCGCAGCTCGACCGTTTTCTGCTGTTCATCAAGATCAAATACCCGACAGAGCAGGAGGAGCTCAACATCCTGAACGCCACCACGGGCACCCGGCAGGCGCAGGTGCAGCCAAGTATAAGCGGAGAGGAGATTTTGCAGCTGCGGCAACTGGTACGCGAGGTAAGTATAAATGACGAACTGCTGACCTACGTAAACCAGCTGGTGCGCACCACCCGCCCCGACAGCACCACTGTGGATTTTATTAAAACCTACTGCCGCTGGGGAGCCGGTCCGCGGGCCGGGCAGGCGCTCATACTTACTGCTAAAGCGCGGGCGCTGCTGCACGGCCGCTTTGCAGTTACGGCAGCCGATATCCGCACAATGGCGTACCCCGTGCTGCGCCACCGCGTGCTGGTAAACTTCACCGCCGAAGCCGAGCGCATCACACCCGACAGAGTAGTAGAGGAGCTGCTGCAAAGTATACAGCTGCCGAAGTCCATGCTGGTTTAG
- a CDS encoding DUF4159 domain-containing protein, whose translation MPPFTFVRLQYRSGNWDTDPRMPSNLLHSLIKYTTVPVNEEEKVVSLESAELFNYPFSYLSGHKLVQFNKKERQNFETYVRNGGFVLVDDCNHDIDGLFARSFEEQMRQIFGQNALKKLPNSHKLYKSFFTFADGPPPTSFELNGWGDDLVHDYLKAIEINGRIAVLYSNKDYGCEWDYDFRNKRFLAEDNTKFGVNIIMYALTS comes from the coding sequence GTGCCTCCTTTTACCTTCGTACGCCTGCAATACCGTTCCGGCAACTGGGATACCGATCCGCGGATGCCCAGTAACCTGCTGCACTCGCTTATCAAGTATACCACCGTGCCGGTAAACGAGGAGGAGAAGGTTGTGTCGCTGGAAAGTGCGGAGCTCTTTAACTACCCTTTCAGTTACCTGAGCGGACACAAGCTGGTGCAGTTCAATAAAAAAGAACGGCAGAACTTTGAGACCTATGTGCGCAACGGCGGCTTTGTGCTGGTAGACGATTGCAACCACGACATCGACGGCCTGTTTGCCCGTTCTTTTGAGGAGCAGATGCGGCAGATCTTCGGGCAGAATGCGCTCAAGAAGCTCCCCAACAGCCACAAGCTCTATAAAAGCTTTTTTACGTTTGCCGATGGCCCGCCGCCCACCTCGTTCGAGCTCAACGGCTGGGGCGACGACCTGGTGCACGATTACCTGAAAGCCATTGAGATAAACGGGCGCATTGCCGTGCTGTACAGCAACAAAGACTACGGCTGCGAGTGGGACTACGACTTCCGCAACAAACGCTTCCTGGCCGAAGACAACACCAAATTCGGCGTCAACATCATCATGTATGCGCTGACGAGTTAA
- a CDS encoding TldD/PmbA family protein, protein MAILSKEEAQAILKKALAYSKADECEITLSGNAGGNIRYARNEVSTSGAEENVSMSVESRFGKRSGVATINEFDDKSLEKVIRRSEEVARLAPESPEYIELLGPQKYSTTKEHFDTTAAIDPAYRADAAAKSIAAASAKGLTAAGFLEHYANFVAKLNSKGLFAYHPSTTVDFSVTMRTADGTGSGYVTQDFSDVSKLDTGKASQIAAEKAANSKNARALEPGKYTVILEPAASIDLLQNMFGNMDQRSAEEGRSFLSKAGGKTKLGEQLVDERITIYSDPSNAEVPSAPFSGDGRPQQKVTWIDKGVVKNMYNTRFWASSKGSVSTPPPGNMIMEGGNQSLEDLIKGTKRGILVTRLWYIRAVDPQTLLYTGLTRDGTFYIENGKIMYPVKNFRFNESPVIMLNNLDALGKPQRISGSLVPPMRIRDFTFTSLSDAV, encoded by the coding sequence ATGGCAATATTAAGTAAAGAAGAAGCGCAGGCGATCCTGAAGAAGGCCCTGGCTTATTCCAAAGCCGATGAGTGCGAGATAACGCTCAGCGGCAATGCGGGCGGCAACATCCGTTATGCCCGAAACGAAGTGTCTACCAGCGGCGCCGAAGAGAACGTGTCCATGTCGGTAGAGTCGCGCTTTGGCAAACGCTCCGGGGTGGCCACCATCAACGAGTTCGACGATAAGTCGCTGGAAAAGGTGATCCGCCGCTCCGAAGAAGTGGCGCGCCTGGCCCCCGAAAGCCCCGAGTACATCGAGCTGCTGGGCCCGCAGAAATACAGCACCACCAAAGAGCATTTCGATACGACGGCAGCCATAGATCCCGCTTACCGCGCCGATGCAGCCGCGAAAAGTATCGCTGCCGCCTCAGCCAAAGGGCTCACAGCGGCCGGCTTTCTGGAGCACTACGCCAACTTTGTAGCCAAGCTCAACTCCAAAGGCCTGTTTGCCTATCACCCTTCTACCACGGTTGATTTCTCGGTAACCATGCGCACCGCCGACGGCACCGGCTCGGGTTATGTAACGCAGGATTTCTCGGATGTGAGCAAGCTCGACACCGGCAAAGCCTCGCAGATTGCTGCCGAAAAGGCGGCCAATTCCAAGAATGCCCGGGCGCTGGAGCCAGGCAAGTATACGGTTATCCTGGAGCCCGCCGCTTCCATCGACCTGCTGCAGAACATGTTCGGCAACATGGACCAGCGCAGTGCCGAAGAAGGCCGCAGCTTCCTGAGCAAGGCAGGAGGCAAAACCAAATTAGGCGAGCAGCTGGTAGATGAGCGTATCACCATTTACTCCGACCCAAGCAATGCCGAAGTGCCTTCTGCGCCTTTTTCCGGCGATGGCCGCCCGCAGCAGAAAGTTACCTGGATCGACAAAGGCGTGGTAAAGAACATGTACAACACCCGTTTCTGGGCTTCCAGCAAAGGCAGCGTATCTACGCCTCCTCCGGGCAACATGATCATGGAAGGCGGCAACCAGTCGCTGGAAGATCTGATCAAAGGCACCAAGCGGGGCATCCTGGTAACGCGCCTGTGGTACATCCGCGCCGTAGACCCGCAGACGCTGCTTTACACCGGCCTCACCCGCGACGGGACGTTCTACATCGAGAATGGTAAGATCATGTATCCGGTGAAGAACTTCCGCTTCAACGAAAGCCCCGTGATCATGCTCAACAACCTCGACGCGCTGGGCAAACCGCAGCGCATCAGCGGCAGCCTGGTACCCCCGATGCGCATCCGTGACTTTACCTTCACGAGCTTATCTGACGCGGTGTAG